Proteins encoded together in one Stutzerimonas stutzeri window:
- a CDS encoding amino acid permease: protein MTAETLHTGPLQRGLKNRHIQLIALGGAIGTGLFLGSAGVLKSAGPSMILGYAIGGFIAFLIMRQLGEMIVEEPVAGSFSHFAHKYWGGYAGFLSGWNYWVLYVLVGMAELTAVGKYVQFWWPDVPTWATAAAFFVLINLINLSNVKAFGETEFWFAIIKVAAIIGMILLGLFLLVSGQGGEQASISNLWSHGGFFPNGFSGMVLALAIIMFSFGGLELVGITAAEAADPKTVIPKAINQVVYRILIFYIGALTVLLALYPWDALLQTLGAAGDPYSGSPFVQIFSLIGSDTAAHLLNFVVLTAALSVYNSGVYCNSRMLYGLAEQGDAPRSLMKINARGVPVLAIGVSAVVTLLCVLVNYLLPRGALELLMSLVVAALVINWAMISLAHLKFRRAMQRKGVVPSFKAFWFPLSNYLCLAFVSGILVIMLWIPGIRLSVFAIPFWVGFLWLCFRLRARVGAAST, encoded by the coding sequence ATGACCGCTGAGACGCTGCATACCGGGCCGTTGCAACGAGGCCTGAAAAACCGCCATATCCAGCTGATTGCCCTAGGCGGGGCGATCGGCACCGGCTTGTTCCTGGGGTCCGCCGGGGTGCTGAAGAGCGCCGGCCCGTCCATGATCCTGGGCTACGCCATCGGCGGCTTCATCGCCTTTCTGATCATGCGTCAGCTGGGGGAAATGATCGTCGAAGAACCGGTAGCCGGTTCCTTCAGTCATTTCGCGCACAAGTACTGGGGAGGCTACGCAGGCTTTCTGTCCGGCTGGAACTACTGGGTGCTTTATGTGCTCGTGGGCATGGCAGAGCTGACCGCGGTGGGCAAGTACGTGCAGTTCTGGTGGCCGGACGTGCCCACCTGGGCGACTGCCGCGGCGTTCTTCGTGCTGATCAATCTGATCAACCTGAGCAACGTGAAGGCGTTTGGTGAAACCGAGTTCTGGTTCGCCATCATCAAGGTCGCCGCCATCATCGGCATGATCCTGCTCGGATTGTTCCTGCTGGTGAGCGGGCAGGGCGGCGAGCAAGCGAGCATCAGCAATCTCTGGAGCCACGGCGGGTTCTTTCCCAACGGTTTCAGCGGCATGGTGCTGGCGCTGGCGATCATCATGTTCTCCTTCGGTGGTCTGGAGCTGGTCGGCATCACGGCGGCAGAGGCGGCCGATCCGAAGACGGTGATACCGAAGGCGATCAATCAGGTCGTCTACCGCATCCTGATCTTCTATATCGGTGCTCTGACCGTGCTGCTAGCGCTCTATCCGTGGGATGCGCTGCTGCAGACGTTGGGGGCGGCGGGTGATCCCTACAGCGGCAGTCCCTTCGTCCAGATCTTCTCGCTGATCGGCAGCGATACGGCCGCGCATCTGCTCAATTTCGTGGTGCTCACCGCCGCGCTGTCGGTCTACAACAGTGGCGTGTATTGCAACAGCCGCATGCTCTACGGCCTGGCCGAACAGGGCGATGCGCCGCGCAGTCTGATGAAGATCAACGCTCGTGGTGTGCCGGTGCTCGCCATTGGCGTCTCGGCTGTGGTGACGCTGCTCTGCGTGCTGGTGAATTATCTGCTGCCACGGGGCGCGCTGGAGTTGTTGATGTCGCTGGTGGTTGCCGCGCTGGTGATCAACTGGGCGATGATCAGCCTGGCCCACCTGAAATTCCGACGGGCAATGCAGCGCAAGGGTGTGGTACCGAGCTTCAAGGCGTTCTGGTTCCCGCTCAGCAATTACCTGTGCCTGGCCTTCGTCAGCGGTATCCTGGTGATCATGCTGTGGATTCCCGGCATTCGTCTGTCGGTATTCGCCATTCCGTTCTGGGTCGGCTTCCTCTGGCTGTGTTTCCGGTTGCGGGCGCGCGTCGGTGCTGCGTCGACTTGA
- a CDS encoding aminotransferase class V-fold PLP-dependent enzyme produces the protein MIHINDEFPQIVGLRYLNHAAVAPWPRRAASAVSAFAEQNATLGARDYPQWLTVERSLRQRLTRLLNAPTSADVALVKNTSEALSFVAFGLDWKSGDRIVISDEEFPSNRVVWEALQPFGVEVVQVSLKGADPEGDLLAACGPRVRLMAISAVQYASGLRLDLARLGEGCEQRGVLLCIDAIQQLGAQPFDVQQSRCAFAMADGHKWMLGPEGLGVFYCRSDLRDQLKLHEYGWHMLEHAGDYDRTDWEPARSARRFECGSPNLLGAMALEASLSLLEEVGMEQVAAALDERVEWLCRGLGDLGGVDILSPTTAERRAGILTFRLHGWDNAALFERLKAAQVVCALRGGGIRFSPHFYTPQRVIDETLALLHELASH, from the coding sequence ATGATTCACATAAATGACGAATTTCCGCAAATAGTCGGTTTGCGATATCTCAACCATGCTGCCGTCGCGCCCTGGCCTCGGCGAGCCGCCAGTGCCGTCAGTGCCTTTGCCGAGCAGAACGCTACCCTCGGCGCACGTGACTATCCGCAATGGCTTACGGTCGAGCGCAGCCTGCGCCAGCGCCTTACGCGCCTGCTCAACGCACCGACCAGCGCCGACGTGGCACTGGTCAAGAACACGTCCGAAGCACTGTCGTTTGTCGCCTTTGGCCTGGACTGGAAAAGCGGTGATCGCATCGTCATCAGCGATGAAGAATTTCCATCCAACCGTGTCGTCTGGGAGGCGCTGCAGCCATTCGGCGTGGAGGTCGTTCAAGTCAGCCTTAAGGGTGCCGATCCGGAAGGCGACCTGCTGGCGGCCTGCGGGCCGCGGGTACGACTGATGGCGATCAGCGCGGTGCAGTACGCCAGCGGCCTGCGCCTGGATCTTGCACGTCTGGGCGAAGGCTGCGAGCAGCGCGGTGTGCTGCTGTGCATCGATGCGATCCAGCAGCTTGGCGCCCAGCCCTTCGATGTGCAGCAGAGTCGCTGCGCTTTCGCCATGGCCGACGGCCACAAGTGGATGCTCGGCCCCGAGGGGCTCGGCGTCTTCTATTGCCGGAGCGACCTGCGCGATCAGCTGAAGCTGCACGAGTACGGCTGGCACATGCTGGAACACGCCGGCGATTACGATCGCACGGACTGGGAACCGGCCCGCAGCGCACGACGCTTCGAATGCGGCAGTCCCAATCTGCTCGGGGCGATGGCGCTCGAGGCCAGTCTTTCCTTGCTGGAGGAAGTGGGCATGGAGCAGGTCGCCGCAGCCCTCGACGAACGCGTCGAATGGCTGTGTCGGGGATTAGGCGATCTGGGGGGAGTCGACATCCTGTCGCCGACAACAGCCGAGCGTCGGGCCGGCATCCTCACCTTCCGCCTGCATGGCTGGGACAATGCAGCGCTCTTCGAGCGGCTGAAGGCGGCGCAAGTCGTCTGCGCCTTGCGTGGCGGCGGCATTCGCTTCTCTCCGCATTTCTACACGCCGCAGCGCGTCATCGATGAAACCCTGGCGCTTCTGCATGAGCTGGCAAGTCACTGA